A genomic region of Enterococcus sp. 12C11_DIV0727 contains the following coding sequences:
- a CDS encoding gamma-glutamyl-gamma-aminobutyrate hydrolase family protein, giving the protein MTTTIGIAGNQIIQSVDVFNGNHVSYTPQGFVTAVQNAGGLPIVLPIGAEETAAAYISKIDKLLLAGGQDISPDFFGEEPHPKLEETNRNRDLFELALIKEAIKQHKPIFAVCRGMQLINVALGGTLYQDLSLYTDWTIKHGQQPTQPQFTTHSIQIEKDSTLYQVFGQTYRVNSYHHQAINTLASSLKITAKSADGIVEGIEAIDASQRLLGVQWHPELRYQVDSKEFKLFDYFVNQL; this is encoded by the coding sequence ATGACAACAACTATCGGTATTGCTGGAAATCAAATTATTCAATCGGTTGATGTATTTAACGGAAACCATGTGAGTTATACACCACAAGGATTTGTGACAGCTGTTCAAAATGCAGGCGGATTACCTATCGTTTTACCTATTGGTGCAGAGGAAACTGCAGCTGCCTATATTTCTAAAATCGACAAATTATTGTTAGCAGGGGGACAAGATATTTCTCCTGATTTCTTTGGAGAAGAGCCACATCCTAAACTTGAAGAAACAAATCGAAATCGTGATCTCTTTGAATTGGCTTTAATCAAAGAAGCGATCAAACAACATAAACCGATTTTTGCCGTTTGCCGCGGCATGCAATTAATCAATGTTGCGCTAGGCGGTACTTTATATCAAGATTTATCGTTATACACTGACTGGACTATAAAACATGGTCAGCAACCTACACAACCACAATTCACAACTCACAGTATTCAAATTGAAAAAGACAGCACTCTGTATCAAGTATTTGGACAAACATACCGCGTCAATTCTTATCATCATCAAGCAATCAACACGTTGGCATCGTCTCTAAAAATCACTGCAAAATCGGCAGATGGGATCGTAGAAGGCATTGAAGCGATCGATGCGAGCCAACGATTGTTAGGCGTTCAATGGCACCCGGAGCTTCGCTATCAAGTTGATTCTAAGGAATTTAAATTATTCGACTATTTTGTAAATCAATTATAA
- a CDS encoding NUDIX hydrolase: METPSFGEKSETIVYQKRLGAYIIVSRSNGAEIVLVQAPNGAYFLPGGEIEPGETKEVAIHREMLEELGVEVVIGDYLGQADEYFHSRHRSTDYYNPGYFFVADSWKQVCEPLEKTNTISWVSVEQGIELLKRGSHKWAVRQWQAGQQK; encoded by the coding sequence ATGGAAACACCGTCATTCGGTGAAAAATCGGAAACAATAGTATATCAAAAAAGGCTGGGTGCTTATATTATTGTATCAAGAAGTAATGGTGCAGAAATAGTCTTAGTTCAAGCACCAAATGGAGCTTATTTTTTACCGGGCGGCGAAATTGAACCAGGCGAAACAAAAGAAGTAGCGATTCATCGTGAAATGCTCGAAGAACTAGGGGTAGAAGTGGTGATTGGTGATTATCTGGGACAAGCAGACGAATACTTCCATTCAAGACATAGAAGTACCGATTATTATAATCCAGGTTATTTTTTTGTTGCAGATAGCTGGAAACAAGTATGTGAACCACTGGAGAAAACCAACACGATCAGTTGGGTATCCGTGGAGCAAGGAATTGAGTTGCTAAAGCGCGGTAGTCATAAATGGGCTGTGCGACAATGGCAAGCAGGGCAACAAAAATAA
- a CDS encoding SIS domain-containing protein, whose amino-acid sequence METQETDQVLLRFFETTSGEINKFIQTISVEPLLEAKKLILSSEKQGGRVHVTGIGKPGHVAEYIASLLSSTGTPAYFLDGTEAIHGSAGQVRSGDIVLSISNSGETAELKKTVQTLKNNGAKIISITGKKNSWLSKNSDCFLFAGVEQEGDPLNKPPRASILVEVLLLQALSVLLQQEKGITNTEYVKWHPGGTLGQSILT is encoded by the coding sequence ATGGAAACACAAGAAACAGATCAAGTATTGCTTCGCTTTTTTGAAACTACATCTGGAGAAATCAATAAATTTATTCAAACAATATCAGTAGAACCTTTACTTGAAGCAAAGAAATTGATTCTTTCTTCAGAAAAACAAGGAGGGCGAGTCCACGTGACGGGGATCGGTAAGCCTGGTCATGTCGCTGAATACATTGCATCACTATTATCATCTACAGGCACACCAGCTTATTTTTTAGATGGTACAGAAGCAATCCATGGCTCTGCAGGACAAGTTCGATCTGGCGACATTGTACTTTCAATTTCAAATAGTGGTGAAACAGCTGAACTCAAAAAAACTGTTCAAACACTTAAAAATAATGGCGCTAAAATTATTTCTATTACAGGCAAAAAGAATTCTTGGCTCTCAAAAAATAGTGACTGCTTTTTGTTTGCTGGTGTAGAGCAAGAGGGCGATCCTTTAAATAAGCCACCTCGAGCTTCTATTTTGGTAGAAGTACTACTCCTTCAAGCGTTGAGCGTCTTATTACAGCAGGAAAAGGGGATCACCAATACAGAATACGTGAAGTGGCATCCAGGAGGAACTTTAGGGCAAAGTATTTTAACCTAG
- a CDS encoding PTS sugar transporter subunit IIA yields the protein MLSEMIKPEFIQLDVEALDWEDAIRRSAEPLLNGGKITADYIEKIIETTQTLGPYIVVTKHVALPHAPTQCGALDLAMGITTLKNPVVSGNESNDPVKYLFCMSAKDSETHLESMSELVNLLSDQRFYQILDTAEKPMDILDYIIKTE from the coding sequence TTGTTAAGTGAGATGATAAAACCAGAATTTATTCAGCTAGATGTTGAAGCGCTAGATTGGGAGGATGCGATTAGAAGATCTGCCGAACCTTTACTCAATGGAGGGAAAATCACAGCTGACTATATCGAAAAAATTATTGAAACAACACAAACGCTTGGACCTTACATTGTAGTCACAAAACATGTTGCACTACCTCATGCGCCTACACAATGTGGTGCACTTGATTTAGCAATGGGAATTACAACGTTAAAAAATCCTGTTGTGTCTGGTAATGAAAGTAATGATCCTGTTAAGTATCTTTTTTGCATGAGCGCTAAAGATAGTGAGACGCATCTAGAGTCAATGTCAGAGCTAGTTAATTTATTAAGTGATCAACGTTTTTATCAGATTTTAGACACAGCGGAAAAACCAATGGATATTTTAGACTATATCATTAAAACAGAATAG
- the dapA gene encoding 4-hydroxy-tetrahydrodipicolinate synthase, with translation MKAEGIITAMVTPLDKTNKIDASATKQLVNRLINKKVNGLFILGTNGEFHVLSDLEKLRFAEIVIAETRGRLPVYVGTGGNSTDQVISLSKEMTSLGADALSVITPYFVAPTEAELIQHYLTIAEANIAPILLYNIPKNTGTNISQHVVEMVAGHPNIIGIKDSSGNIEMIKEYLAIAKNHDFSVLSGSDSLILSGLKAGATGAIAATSNVLTEIDVAIYRHWLEGEIEKAQVMQDSIEEFRRILKLGTIPSVLKAAICHQGIAVGTARLPVQPLSVEALSEVTQVMNHYTEKFGSL, from the coding sequence ATGAAAGCAGAAGGAATTATTACGGCGATGGTCACTCCCTTAGATAAGACGAATAAAATAGATGCTAGTGCCACCAAACAATTAGTTAATCGTTTGATCAATAAAAAAGTAAATGGTCTGTTTATCCTTGGAACGAATGGGGAATTTCATGTCTTAAGTGATTTAGAAAAGTTGCGGTTTGCTGAAATAGTGATTGCCGAGACTCGTGGTAGACTCCCTGTTTATGTAGGGACAGGAGGAAACAGTACGGACCAAGTCATTTCTTTATCCAAAGAAATGACAAGTCTTGGTGCAGATGCGCTATCTGTGATTACGCCATACTTTGTAGCGCCAACGGAAGCGGAATTGATCCAACATTATTTAACAATTGCCGAAGCGAATATTGCACCTATTTTACTCTATAATATACCTAAAAATACTGGAACGAATATTAGCCAACATGTAGTTGAGATGGTCGCTGGGCATCCAAATATTATCGGTATCAAAGATAGCAGCGGGAATATCGAAATGATCAAAGAATACTTAGCGATAGCTAAAAACCATGATTTTTCGGTTTTATCGGGATCTGATTCTTTGATATTATCTGGTTTAAAAGCTGGAGCTACAGGAGCCATTGCGGCTACTTCCAATGTTTTAACTGAAATCGATGTGGCTATTTATCGTCACTGGTTAGAAGGTGAAATAGAAAAAGCACAGGTGATGCAGGATAGCATAGAAGAATTTCGACGTATTTTAAAGCTAGGAACGATTCCATCGGTGTTAAAAGCTGCTATCTGTCATCAAGGTATCGCAGTTGGAACAGCACGCTTACCAGTTCAACCGCTGAGTGTCGAAGCATTATCTGAAGTAACACAGGTTATGAATCATTACACAGAAAAATTTGGGTCGTTATAG
- a CDS encoding VOC family protein, with protein MKMAHTCVRVKDLEASLEFYQKAFNFEESRRRDFPEHKFTLVYLTLPGDGYELELTYNYDHEAYNLGDGYGHIAISTDEIEKLHEEQKNAGFTVTDMKGLPGTPPSYYFITDPDGYKIEVIRTR; from the coding sequence ATGAAAATGGCTCACACTTGTGTTCGTGTCAAAGATTTAGAAGCGTCGTTGGAGTTTTATCAAAAAGCATTCAATTTTGAAGAAAGCCGTCGTCGTGATTTTCCAGAACATAAATTTACTTTAGTTTACCTAACTTTACCTGGTGACGGTTATGAACTAGAGCTAACGTATAATTATGATCATGAAGCGTACAATTTAGGAGACGGTTACGGTCATATCGCTATTAGCACAGATGAAATTGAGAAGCTACATGAAGAACAAAAAAATGCTGGTTTCACTGTTACAGATATGAAAGGTTTACCAGGAACTCCGCCATCATATTATTTTATTACTGATCCAGATGGCTACAAAATCGAAGTTATTCGTACTCGCTAG
- a CDS encoding ketohydroxyglutarate aldolase, with translation MFRTNILNRIEATKIMAIVRVETLKRAIEIADGCLAGGVDCLEISYTLPNAGEMIKQLNEQYQEKLLVGAGTVLDSETARLAILAGAKFIIAPNYNESVCKLCNRYQIPYMPGCTSVTEMLTAIEAGAAMVKAFPISSYYGPTVIATLKTPTPYLPIMSSGGANLTNIHEWLESGVDCIGVGSLLTKGTQEEIMENAKQLKQAVIKHRTQKD, from the coding sequence ATGTTCCGAACAAATATATTAAATCGAATCGAAGCAACAAAGATTATGGCGATTGTCAGAGTAGAAACGCTAAAAAGAGCAATAGAAATTGCAGATGGCTGTCTAGCAGGTGGCGTAGATTGTCTAGAAATCAGCTATACATTACCAAATGCTGGTGAAATGATTAAACAGTTGAATGAACAATACCAAGAGAAATTATTGGTCGGTGCTGGAACTGTGTTAGATAGCGAAACGGCTAGATTGGCAATTTTAGCAGGAGCAAAATTCATTATTGCGCCAAACTATAATGAATCTGTTTGTAAACTTTGCAACCGATATCAAATTCCCTATATGCCAGGCTGTACTAGCGTAACGGAAATGTTGACGGCAATTGAAGCTGGCGCAGCAATGGTCAAAGCATTCCCAATTTCAAGCTACTATGGTCCGACCGTGATAGCAACATTAAAAACACCAACACCCTATCTGCCAATCATGTCATCTGGCGGTGCTAATTTAACGAATATTCATGAGTGGTTAGAAAGTGGCGTGGATTGTATAGGGGTTGGCAGTCTTTTGACGAAAGGCACTCAAGAAGAGATCATGGAGAATGCTAAACAACTAAAACAAGCTGTCATTAAACACAGAACTCAAAAAGATTAG
- a CDS encoding aldo/keto reductase produces MSFKKTKELANGSIIPRLGLGVWQVKDGAEAVDSVKWALQAGYRLIDTAAAYKNEVSVGEGIRASGIPREDIFVTTKLWNADQGYESTLKAFDESLTKLGLDYVDLYLIHWPVEGKYKDSWRAIEEIYQSGRAKAIGVSNFHEHHLKELLKEAKVVPMVDQIEIHPTLTQEPLRKFLSENNIAIEAWSPLGQGKILENPTLVEIGKKYNKTAAQVIIRWHLQSDIIVIPKSVHEERIKQNFDIFDFELSGADMERINNLNTNERLGPDPDNFDF; encoded by the coding sequence ATGTCATTTAAGAAAACAAAAGAGTTAGCGAATGGTTCAATTATTCCGCGTTTAGGTTTAGGGGTCTGGCAAGTGAAGGACGGAGCAGAAGCAGTTGATTCTGTAAAATGGGCTTTGCAAGCTGGTTATCGCTTGATCGATACTGCTGCAGCGTATAAAAATGAAGTCAGTGTTGGTGAAGGGATTCGAGCATCAGGTATTCCAAGAGAAGACATTTTCGTAACAACAAAATTATGGAATGCAGATCAAGGCTATGAGTCAACGCTAAAAGCGTTTGATGAAAGTTTAACAAAACTTGGTTTGGACTATGTTGATCTCTATTTGATCCATTGGCCTGTAGAAGGTAAATATAAGGATTCTTGGCGTGCTATTGAAGAGATCTATCAAAGTGGTCGTGCAAAAGCGATTGGGGTCTCAAACTTCCATGAACATCATCTTAAAGAGTTGTTGAAAGAAGCTAAAGTCGTCCCAATGGTTGATCAGATTGAGATTCATCCTACATTGACACAAGAACCATTACGTAAATTTTTATCAGAGAACAACATCGCAATTGAAGCGTGGTCTCCATTAGGACAAGGAAAAATTTTAGAAAATCCAACGTTAGTTGAGATCGGGAAAAAATACAATAAAACAGCAGCTCAAGTAATCATCCGTTGGCATTTGCAAAGTGATATCATCGTAATTCCAAAATCAGTTCATGAGGAACGGATTAAACAAAACTTTGATATTTTTGACTTTGAATTAAGTGGAGCAGATATGGAACGAATCAACAACCTGAATACAAATGAGCGTTTAGGTCCTGATCCAGATAATTTTGATTTCTAA
- the yidA gene encoding sugar-phosphatase, producing the protein MTVKLVAIDIDGTLLDSNRKISPKVKETLQKANENGMYIVLCTGRPLPGVKEQLAELDLYGDNDYVITYNGSLVQATKSNEIISQYGLSHDDFLEIEAMSRKAGVHLHTIDDQAIYTANRDIGKYTVHEAYLVDMPLKYRTVEEMTSDMSIIKMMMIDEPAILDKAIKQLPETFVDKYTTVKSTEFYYEILNKEASKGNALAKLAEHLGITQAETMAIGDNENDLSMIEYAGIGVAMGNATESVKQAADIQTTSNDEDGVAEILLKYM; encoded by the coding sequence ATGACAGTCAAATTAGTTGCAATCGATATTGATGGAACATTACTAGATTCAAACCGGAAAATCAGTCCTAAGGTGAAAGAGACACTGCAAAAAGCTAACGAAAATGGCATGTATATTGTTTTATGCACGGGACGACCTTTACCCGGCGTTAAAGAGCAATTAGCCGAATTAGATTTGTATGGTGATAATGATTACGTGATTACTTACAATGGTTCTCTAGTCCAAGCAACAAAATCAAATGAAATCATCTCTCAGTATGGCTTAAGCCATGATGACTTTTTAGAAATCGAAGCGATGTCACGCAAAGCAGGTGTCCATTTGCACACGATTGATGACCAAGCAATCTACACCGCCAATCGTGATATTGGTAAATACACAGTACACGAAGCCTATCTAGTAGATATGCCACTTAAATACCGAACCGTTGAAGAAATGACATCAGATATGTCGATCATTAAAATGATGATGATTGATGAACCAGCTATTTTAGATAAGGCAATCAAGCAGTTACCTGAAACATTTGTCGATAAGTATACAACCGTCAAAAGTACTGAATTTTACTATGAAATCTTAAATAAAGAAGCAAGCAAAGGCAATGCATTAGCAAAACTTGCAGAACATTTAGGGATTACTCAAGCAGAAACAATGGCGATTGGTGATAACGAAAATGATCTATCTATGATTGAGTATGCTGGTATTGGTGTTGCGATGGGCAATGCAACTGAAAGTGTAAAGCAAGCAGCCGATATTCAAACAACAAGTAATGATGAAGACGGTGTTGCAGAAATTTTGCTAAAATATATGTAA
- a CDS encoding PTS ascorbate transporter subunit IIC has product MDFIISFLSTPAILLGIVAFVGLVAQKKTGTEILTGTFKTIIGFMVFSAGGALMTGALQNFNKLFQTGFNIVGVVASPEAATAMAQEQYALVTSCTLILGFVMNLIFARITPMKNIFFTTGHSLFFACVLSLIIKSHGISDIAAIIIGGTILGFCSAALPQLCQPFMRKITGSDDVAIGHFNMIGYSLSGYIGKLFSKHEDKSTEHINFPKWLSFFRDFLMGVAVIMLILFYVSALKAGRDVTQELAGTTHWLVFPMIQAFTFTAGMSILMTGVRMFLAEITAAFVSISEKFIPNSRPALDVPTVFPYAPIAVIVGFLSAYAAGLVGVAIMVIFKFPIVIIPAAHICFFSGGTAGVFGNSTGGWRGAVAGSFIVGLLLAFLPTILYPVYGSMGLEGSTFPNIDYNVIGIFIEKVLNLFS; this is encoded by the coding sequence GTGGATTTTATTATTAGTTTTTTAAGTACACCAGCAATTTTGCTTGGTATTGTTGCCTTTGTTGGACTTGTCGCTCAAAAGAAGACAGGAACAGAAATTTTAACTGGAACCTTCAAAACGATTATCGGCTTCATGGTTTTTAGTGCGGGTGGTGCATTGATGACAGGTGCTTTGCAAAATTTCAATAAACTGTTTCAAACAGGGTTCAATATTGTCGGCGTTGTTGCTTCACCTGAGGCTGCAACTGCTATGGCACAAGAGCAATACGCTCTGGTGACATCTTGTACGTTGATTTTAGGATTTGTAATGAACTTAATTTTTGCGCGGATCACACCAATGAAAAATATCTTTTTTACAACGGGTCATAGTTTATTTTTCGCCTGTGTTCTGTCTTTGATCATCAAATCCCACGGCATTTCAGATATTGCAGCAATTATTATTGGCGGAACGATCTTAGGATTTTGTTCAGCAGCGTTGCCTCAGCTATGTCAACCTTTTATGCGAAAAATTACTGGGAGTGATGATGTTGCGATCGGCCATTTTAATATGATTGGTTACTCATTGTCAGGCTATATTGGTAAACTGTTTAGTAAACATGAAGATAAAAGTACAGAACATATCAATTTTCCTAAATGGCTCTCTTTTTTCAGAGACTTTTTAATGGGTGTTGCAGTGATTATGTTGATTCTATTTTATGTATCCGCTTTAAAAGCTGGTCGTGATGTTACACAGGAATTGGCTGGAACTACTCACTGGTTAGTTTTCCCAATGATTCAAGCATTTACATTTACTGCAGGAATGTCAATTTTAATGACAGGTGTCCGGATGTTTTTAGCGGAAATTACAGCAGCGTTCGTTTCAATATCAGAGAAGTTTATTCCAAATTCTCGTCCAGCTCTAGATGTACCAACGGTTTTCCCATATGCTCCAATAGCCGTGATCGTAGGTTTTCTGTCAGCATACGCAGCCGGACTCGTTGGTGTAGCAATCATGGTGATTTTTAAATTCCCAATTGTGATTATTCCAGCAGCTCACATTTGCTTTTTCTCTGGAGGAACGGCTGGTGTTTTTGGAAACTCGACTGGCGGCTGGCGTGGTGCTGTTGCAGGATCATTTATTGTTGGGTTATTACTAGCCTTTTTGCCAACGATTCTTTATCCGGTTTATGGCAGCATGGGCTTGGAAGGCTCGACTTTCCCTAATATTGATTACAATGTAATCGGTATTTTTATTGAAAAAGTATTAAATCTATTTTCTTAA
- a CDS encoding glucosaminidase domain-containing protein, translating to MKKKVLFTILMMITIILPSLAVGAPIKELQRFQTADSSNYLENLNKEIRENQPVKEEQAVEPLALALADKTFEKGNEGVDTALFIKNQRIEEFIQVISGFAERLASKYDLYASVMIAQAILESGAGSSRLSEAPFYNLFGIKGDYEGRSIVMKTQEDDGEGHFYIVEALFRQYPSYEESLEDYARLLKEGLIGNSEFYKGTWKNETNNYQEATTFLTGKYATDIQYAEKLNQLITVYQLTNHDEYSKEEVNKLQKDKGLAIDKLKKSEYPVNINTLRELAN from the coding sequence ATGAAAAAGAAAGTGTTGTTTACAATTTTAATGATGATTACAATAATATTACCAAGTTTGGCTGTTGGTGCACCGATTAAAGAGCTGCAACGATTTCAAACGGCAGATTCATCAAACTATTTGGAAAATCTCAATAAAGAGATAAGGGAAAATCAACCTGTAAAAGAAGAACAAGCAGTTGAACCGCTCGCCTTAGCTTTAGCTGACAAGACTTTTGAGAAGGGGAATGAGGGAGTGGATACAGCGTTATTTATCAAAAATCAAAGAATAGAAGAATTTATTCAGGTTATTAGTGGTTTTGCTGAAAGGCTTGCATCTAAATATGATTTGTATGCTTCGGTGATGATTGCTCAAGCAATTTTAGAATCAGGAGCTGGCAGTAGTCGTTTATCCGAGGCGCCATTTTACAATTTATTTGGAATTAAAGGGGATTATGAAGGCAGATCAATAGTCATGAAGACGCAAGAAGATGATGGAGAAGGTCATTTCTATATCGTTGAGGCACTATTTCGGCAATATCCGTCATATGAAGAATCTTTAGAAGATTATGCACGCTTGTTAAAAGAGGGATTAATTGGAAATTCTGAGTTTTATAAAGGTACTTGGAAAAACGAAACTAACAATTATCAGGAAGCAACTACTTTTTTGACTGGAAAATATGCTACGGATATCCAATATGCTGAAAAATTAAATCAATTGATTACAGTTTATCAATTAACGAATCATGATGAATATAGTAAGGAAGAAGTTAATAAACTACAAAAAGATAAAGGGTTAGCAATTGATAAACTGAAAAAGAGTGAGTACCCTGTAAACATTAATACGCTGCGCGAGCTGGCCAATTAG
- a CDS encoding BglG family transcription antiterminator: MTDERSRKLMKRLIERSIHEINELATQTGLTKRQLEYSLEKINELLALETEAKLVIENNRIILTNQLREHFIAILSDKTYAKGYLMNAFERSKYLYLLLFYYADEYLSINHFIEELGVGKTTIVNDLKNLTVELESKNIQLVYTRKDGYRLSGNEEHIRYHLMKMIILDSTENNTVFIYDQFIQKHHIEIVEATKQLIEEYTTQYGLSFVENRLIEFLYTFIFLKKRLLTTTTVFYDKFQLNALIAMKEYQFSKSILAQSGIEDESAYLYLCAWILGLSVGRPNDSTKDYETILELVKRIILRFEAISGIRFNNQELVVRQLYAHLRPAYYRLYFKLPIVNPLHNRIKDEYHELFNIVEETLKPIASLFEHPIPEDEVAFLTMHFASLCSNFDEYTTSQKVALIVCPNGIGSSSIVYTELKSLFPELSFLGPVETNEIERLSDSYDLIFSTVPNIRLFYTKKPVYIVSPIMNTQEKYRLISDVYTQIGNFNFKLPSVGKIMEIIQRHTAVLEGSALEKELYEYLINQDEPSQLDDGGPSLFEITAPELIQLNIPAKNWEEAIRFSAASLLKEGRITRNYIDTIIETAKKEGPYMVISKHVALPHARPIDGVEQLGMSISVLKQPILFGSKENDPVKYIFCLAATENNRHLNAMAELVNLLDDPQFYSLLDTCQDPYEVYQYLTQKKRSLVENN; the protein is encoded by the coding sequence ATGACTGATGAGCGATCCAGAAAACTAATGAAACGTTTGATCGAACGTTCGATACATGAAATAAATGAATTAGCTACACAAACTGGTTTAACTAAAAGACAATTAGAATATTCGTTGGAAAAAATCAATGAATTGCTTGCATTAGAAACCGAAGCCAAATTAGTGATCGAAAATAATCGGATCATTTTAACCAACCAACTCCGAGAGCATTTTATTGCAATACTTTCAGACAAGACATATGCTAAAGGGTATTTGATGAATGCTTTTGAACGATCAAAATATCTGTATTTATTACTATTTTATTATGCAGATGAGTATCTTTCAATCAATCATTTTATCGAAGAACTCGGAGTTGGCAAGACAACAATCGTCAATGATCTGAAAAATTTAACAGTTGAGTTGGAAAGTAAAAATATTCAACTTGTTTATACAAGAAAAGATGGTTATCGATTATCAGGAAATGAAGAGCACATTCGCTATCATTTGATGAAAATGATTATTTTAGATTCAACTGAAAATAACACGGTCTTTATCTATGATCAGTTTATCCAAAAACATCACATTGAAATAGTCGAAGCAACAAAGCAACTGATTGAAGAATATACAACACAATATGGTCTTTCATTTGTAGAAAATCGCTTGATCGAATTTTTATATACATTTATTTTTCTAAAGAAACGACTACTGACAACCACAACTGTTTTTTATGACAAATTCCAATTGAATGCTTTGATTGCTATGAAGGAATATCAATTTTCCAAAAGTATTTTGGCCCAATCTGGCATTGAGGATGAGTCCGCTTATTTGTATCTTTGTGCGTGGATTTTAGGCTTGTCTGTTGGGCGTCCGAATGACTCTACTAAGGATTATGAAACGATTCTGGAACTTGTTAAGCGGATTATTTTACGTTTTGAAGCGATATCGGGTATTCGTTTTAATAATCAAGAGTTAGTAGTTCGCCAACTATATGCTCATCTGAGGCCAGCGTATTACCGTTTATATTTTAAGCTGCCGATTGTTAATCCGTTACATAATCGGATCAAAGATGAATATCATGAATTATTCAATATTGTTGAGGAAACATTAAAACCGATTGCTTCATTATTTGAACATCCGATTCCTGAAGACGAGGTTGCTTTTTTAACCATGCATTTTGCTTCTTTATGTTCAAATTTCGATGAATACACGACTTCTCAAAAGGTCGCGTTGATCGTTTGTCCAAATGGGATAGGGAGTTCATCAATTGTGTACACAGAGCTGAAATCTCTGTTTCCAGAGCTATCCTTTTTAGGCCCAGTCGAAACGAATGAGATTGAACGTCTGTCAGATTCTTATGATTTGATTTTTTCGACTGTTCCAAATATTCGACTTTTTTATACGAAGAAGCCTGTATATATTGTTAGTCCGATCATGAATACACAAGAAAAATATCGCTTGATCAGTGATGTATACACGCAAATCGGTAATTTTAATTTTAAGTTGCCAAGTGTTGGAAAAATTATGGAAATCATTCAACGACATACGGCTGTATTAGAAGGCTCTGCGCTAGAAAAAGAGTTATATGAGTACTTGATCAACCAAGATGAGCCGAGCCAATTGGATGATGGTGGTCCAAGTTTGTTTGAAATAACAGCTCCTGAATTGATTCAGTTAAATATACCTGCAAAAAACTGGGAAGAAGCGATTCGTTTTTCAGCAGCATCATTATTGAAAGAAGGACGGATTACCCGAAACTATATTGACACCATAATCGAAACTGCAAAAAAAGAAGGACCTTATATGGTGATATCTAAACATGTGGCGTTACCCCATGCTAGACCGATAGATGGTGTTGAGCAGTTAGGGATGAGTATCAGTGTCCTAAAACAGCCGATTCTATTCGGCAGTAAGGAAAATGATCCAGTCAAATATATATTTTGTTTAGCTGCTACAGAAAATAATCGACATTTAAACGCAATGGCGGAATTAGTTAATTTATTAGATGATCCTCAATTTTATTCTCTACTTGATACATGTCAAGATCCCTACGAGGTTTATCAATATCTAACTCAGAAGAAACGATCTTTAGTAGAAAACAACTAA
- a CDS encoding PTS sugar transporter subunit IIB: MHKALVACRAGVGSSLMLKIKTEQVIKENGFPIQVEHSSLDAVSGFDGDLLITLADVAKELETQGLKQTIIGINNIVDKVEIESKLSHFLTS; encoded by the coding sequence ATGCATAAAGCACTTGTAGCATGTAGAGCAGGAGTAGGTTCAAGTTTGATGTTAAAAATAAAAACAGAGCAGGTCATCAAAGAAAATGGGTTTCCAATTCAAGTTGAGCATTCCTCATTAGATGCAGTATCGGGATTTGACGGTGACTTATTGATTACTTTAGCGGATGTTGCTAAGGAGCTAGAAACACAGGGGTTAAAACAAACAATCATTGGCATCAATAACATAGTAGATAAAGTCGAGATTGAAAGTAAATTAAGTCATTTTTTGACTAGCTGA